One window from the genome of Streptomyces sp. NBC_00708 encodes:
- a CDS encoding VgrG-related protein: protein MTRQGVASALVVEFDGRPLPAKFLNTLVEGYVDDSRTLPDLFLLRFRDPDRVLLQQTGLKIGSEARLLARTGADTAPKPLLEGAVTALEVELDETGTFTLVRGLDASHRLLRGRRVASYQNMTLSDICGQIAQRAGLKPGTVDVAGPVIEHIAQPNVTDWEFVRGLAEEAGAQAYVRDGQLHITRPAEASGAPDSSARADRDPLVLELGTNLLRCRAGVSAAEQVSEVEVRGWDIGAKEPLVGRSPAGKSATLELGVTAAEVTAPFGEARFVVTDAAYGTQAQVDQAAKALAERIAGSFAELEAVIRGNPEVTAGSAVALNAVGAPFEGRYTVTSSRHVFDAVRGYETWITVSGQQERSLFGLTAGGAPGTSGASGAGPRWAGLVSGTVTDTHDPEGSGRVKVRFPWLSDEYASDWARTAQSGGTGGGEAFIPEVGDEVLVGFEQGHLDRPYVLAGLYNGKDRPGGGGDAANAPGAPGGGDLVDPTTGAVNRRAFASKSGNQLELLDAANGPQGVRLRTGDGKLTIDLDRRGTAVVINSDGSVTIEAKERVSVTAAKGVALDAGSGELTLTGESVTLTSRNGVALNGGNGKVALSTDGAVEVHGGQVTVDGSRRTDVKSGGSVTVNAPMIQLN from the coding sequence ATGACGCGCCAAGGGGTCGCCAGCGCGCTGGTCGTGGAGTTCGACGGCCGCCCGCTGCCGGCGAAGTTCCTGAACACCCTGGTCGAGGGGTACGTCGACGACAGCCGCACGCTCCCCGACCTCTTCCTGCTGCGGTTCCGCGACCCCGACCGGGTCCTGCTCCAGCAGACCGGACTGAAGATCGGCAGCGAGGCCCGGCTGCTGGCCCGGACCGGCGCGGACACCGCCCCGAAACCCCTCCTCGAAGGCGCGGTCACCGCCCTGGAGGTGGAGCTCGACGAGACCGGCACCTTCACCCTGGTACGGGGCCTCGACGCATCGCACCGCCTGCTGCGCGGCCGGCGCGTCGCCAGCTACCAGAACATGACCCTCTCCGACATCTGCGGCCAGATCGCCCAGCGCGCCGGACTGAAACCGGGCACCGTGGACGTGGCGGGGCCCGTCATCGAGCACATCGCCCAACCCAACGTCACCGACTGGGAGTTCGTACGCGGCCTCGCCGAAGAGGCGGGCGCCCAGGCCTACGTACGCGACGGGCAGCTCCACATCACCCGGCCCGCCGAGGCGAGCGGGGCGCCGGACAGCTCCGCGCGGGCCGACCGGGACCCCCTCGTCCTCGAACTGGGCACCAACCTGCTGCGCTGCCGCGCCGGTGTCTCGGCCGCCGAGCAGGTCTCCGAGGTGGAGGTGCGCGGCTGGGACATCGGTGCCAAGGAGCCACTGGTCGGCCGGTCGCCCGCCGGGAAGTCCGCCACCCTGGAACTCGGCGTCACGGCGGCCGAGGTGACCGCCCCCTTCGGCGAGGCGCGGTTCGTCGTCACCGACGCGGCCTACGGCACCCAGGCCCAGGTGGACCAGGCGGCGAAGGCCCTGGCCGAGCGCATCGCCGGGTCGTTCGCGGAGCTGGAGGCGGTGATCCGGGGCAATCCCGAGGTCACGGCAGGCAGCGCGGTCGCGCTCAACGCGGTCGGTGCCCCCTTCGAGGGCCGCTACACCGTCACCTCCTCGCGCCACGTCTTCGACGCCGTGCGCGGGTACGAGACCTGGATCACCGTGTCCGGGCAGCAGGAGCGTTCCCTGTTCGGACTCACCGCCGGCGGCGCGCCGGGGACGTCCGGTGCGTCCGGGGCCGGTCCGCGCTGGGCCGGGCTGGTCAGCGGGACGGTCACGGACACGCACGACCCGGAGGGCTCGGGCCGGGTGAAGGTGCGCTTCCCCTGGCTGTCGGACGAGTACGCGAGCGACTGGGCACGCACCGCGCAGTCCGGCGGGACGGGCGGCGGCGAGGCGTTCATCCCGGAGGTCGGGGACGAGGTGCTGGTCGGTTTCGAGCAGGGCCACCTGGACCGGCCCTACGTGCTGGCGGGGCTCTACAACGGCAAGGACCGGCCGGGCGGGGGAGGGGACGCCGCGAACGCCCCCGGGGCCCCCGGCGGCGGAGACCTCGTCGACCCCACCACCGGCGCGGTCAACCGCCGCGCCTTCGCCTCCAAGAGCGGCAACCAGCTCGAACTGCTCGACGCCGCGAACGGCCCGCAGGGCGTACGGCTGCGCACCGGTGACGGGAAGCTGACCATCGACCTGGACCGCCGGGGCACCGCCGTCGTCATCAACAGCGACGGCAGCGTCACCATCGAAGCCAAGGAGCGGGTCTCGGTCACGGCGGCCAAGGGCGTCGCCCTGGACGCCGGAAGCGGCGAGCTGACGCTCACCGGCGAGAGCGTCACCCTCACCTCGCGCAACGGCGTCGCCCTGAACGGCGGCAACGGGAAGGTCGCCCTCTCCACGGACGGCGCGGTCGAGGTGCACGGGGGCCAGGTCACGGTCGACGGCAGCCGCCGCACGGACGTGAAGAGCGGCGGCTCGGTCACCGTCAACGCACCGATGATCCAGCTCAACTGA
- a CDS encoding phage tail sheath subtilisin-like domain-containing protein: MPSYLSPGVYVEEVESGSRPIEGVGTSVAAFVGFAQRGPFDEPTLITNWSQFVSTFGDFVDGTYLASSVYGFFANGGGICYVVRIGDGSDTVAGGADGELAAGSEVQVGPYAVKPRPGVAGEISVEVAEAEGEDPPSDVFQLIVKRDGQVAETYPSVTTKRSKENVATRVNAKSELIEIRESGRGAAPARPAPQAVTLAPAAPAAGSAGALAPEVYVGDADRRTGLGGLEAVDDITMIAVPDLMGAYERGLLDLESVVAVQQALIGHCELMGDRVAILDPPPGLTPQQIRAWRTDRANFDSKYATLYYPWISVADPASGRATLVPPSGHIAGIWARNDDSRGVHKAPANEVVRGAVALQTQLTKGEHDLLNPIGLNCIRSFPGRGIRVWGARTLASDPAWRYLNVRRLFNYLEESILAGTQWVVFEPNDDALWARIRRTVSAFLVNEWRKGSLFGLTPDEAFYVKCDRETNPPESVDAGQVVCEIGVAPVKPAEFVVFRLSQLTGGTGGVDE, from the coding sequence ATGCCGTCGTACCTGTCCCCGGGCGTCTACGTCGAAGAGGTCGAGTCCGGTTCCCGGCCGATCGAAGGGGTGGGCACGTCGGTCGCCGCCTTCGTCGGGTTCGCCCAGCGCGGCCCGTTCGACGAGCCGACGCTGATCACGAACTGGAGCCAGTTCGTCAGCACCTTCGGCGACTTCGTCGACGGCACCTACCTCGCCTCGAGCGTCTACGGCTTCTTCGCCAACGGCGGCGGCATCTGTTACGTCGTCCGCATCGGCGACGGCTCGGACACCGTGGCCGGGGGAGCGGACGGCGAACTCGCGGCCGGATCCGAGGTCCAGGTCGGGCCGTACGCCGTCAAGCCCAGGCCGGGCGTGGCCGGCGAGATCAGCGTGGAGGTCGCCGAGGCCGAGGGCGAGGACCCGCCGTCCGACGTGTTCCAGCTGATCGTGAAGCGCGACGGCCAGGTGGCGGAGACGTACCCCTCCGTGACCACCAAGCGCAGCAAGGAGAACGTCGCCACCCGGGTCAACGCCAAGTCCGAGCTGATCGAGATACGGGAGTCGGGCCGAGGCGCGGCCCCCGCCCGGCCCGCGCCGCAGGCGGTCACCCTCGCCCCCGCCGCTCCGGCCGCCGGGAGCGCCGGCGCGCTCGCCCCCGAGGTGTACGTCGGTGACGCCGACCGCCGTACGGGGCTGGGCGGCCTGGAAGCCGTGGACGACATCACCATGATCGCCGTACCGGACCTCATGGGCGCGTACGAACGCGGGCTGCTCGACCTGGAGTCGGTCGTGGCGGTACAGCAAGCCCTCATCGGTCACTGCGAGTTGATGGGCGACCGGGTCGCCATCCTCGATCCGCCGCCCGGACTGACGCCGCAGCAGATCCGCGCCTGGCGCACCGACCGGGCGAACTTCGACTCCAAGTACGCCACGCTCTACTACCCCTGGATCAGCGTCGCCGACCCGGCGTCCGGCCGCGCCACCCTCGTACCGCCGAGCGGTCACATCGCCGGGATCTGGGCGCGCAACGACGACTCGCGCGGGGTGCACAAGGCCCCGGCCAACGAAGTGGTGCGCGGGGCCGTGGCGTTGCAGACGCAGCTGACCAAGGGGGAGCACGATCTGCTCAACCCGATCGGGCTGAACTGCATCCGCTCCTTCCCCGGCCGCGGTATCCGGGTCTGGGGCGCCCGCACCCTGGCATCCGACCCGGCGTGGCGCTACCTCAACGTACGGCGGCTCTTCAACTACCTGGAGGAGTCGATCCTCGCGGGCACCCAGTGGGTCGTCTTCGAGCCGAACGACGACGCCCTGTGGGCCCGTATCCGCCGCACGGTCTCCGCGTTCCTGGTGAACGAGTGGCGCAAGGGCTCGCTGTTCGGCCTCACTCCGGACGAGGCGTTCTACGTGAAGTGCGACCGCGAGACCAACCCGCCGGAGAGCGTCGACGCCGGCCAGGTCGTGTGCGAGATCGGTGTCGCGCCCGTCAAACCGGCCGAGTTCGTCGTGTTCCGCCTCTCCCAGCTGACCGGCGGGACCGGGGGCGTCGACGAATGA
- a CDS encoding PAAR domain-containing protein: MPSAAAARVGDPTGHPGTVGPPGVVSVLIGGRPAATVGTVHQCASPLGHPPSPIAPPGSRSVFIGGRPAARVGDLSGCGAPILAGCATVLIGG; this comes from the coding sequence ATGCCGTCAGCAGCAGCCGCCCGGGTCGGCGACCCCACGGGCCACCCGGGCACGGTCGGGCCGCCCGGGGTGGTCTCGGTGCTGATCGGCGGCAGACCGGCGGCCACGGTCGGCACCGTCCACCAGTGCGCCTCGCCGCTCGGCCACCCGCCCTCCCCGATCGCGCCCCCGGGCAGCCGGAGCGTGTTCATCGGGGGCAGGCCCGCCGCCCGCGTCGGGGACCTGAGCGGCTGCGGAGCGCCCATCCTCGCGGGCTGCGCCACGGTGCTGATCGGAGGCTGA
- a CDS encoding phage tail protein, with protein MPLPDLDSSVGHSFGLEFDSVVIKQITEVSGLKMEQDVIELKQNTADGKYAIKKLPGRPKAGEVTVTRGLTEDNSFERWIKDSRFGRMTNARRNGAVIVYDYEGLPIKRYKLINAWPKSLEIGTLKAGDTSVLTEKLAITYESMELD; from the coding sequence GTGCCACTTCCCGATCTCGACAGTTCCGTCGGGCACTCCTTCGGTCTCGAATTCGACAGCGTCGTCATCAAGCAGATCACCGAGGTCAGCGGTCTGAAGATGGAGCAGGACGTCATCGAGCTGAAGCAGAACACCGCCGACGGCAAGTACGCCATCAAGAAGCTGCCCGGCCGGCCCAAGGCCGGCGAGGTCACCGTCACGCGCGGCCTGACCGAGGACAACAGCTTCGAGCGCTGGATCAAGGACTCCCGCTTCGGCCGCATGACGAACGCCCGCCGCAACGGTGCGGTCATCGTGTACGACTACGAGGGCCTGCCCATCAAGCGGTACAAGCTCATCAACGCCTGGCCCAAGTCGCTGGAGATCGGCACGCTGAAGGCCGGTGACACCTCGGTGCTCACGGAGAAGCTGGCGATCACGTACGAGAGCATGGAGCTCGACTGA
- a CDS encoding GPW/gp25 family protein has protein sequence MGEQFIGAGWAFPPRTDATGSIALVRGERELEESIRLILATSPGERPMRPEFGCAVNDYVFAPADAGTAGQLAYEVRLALERWEPRIEVADVTVRFDAADSGVLYIDIGYTVRGSNDPRNLVFPFYVIPQHEPDASHDDEEAGA, from the coding sequence ATGGGAGAGCAGTTCATCGGAGCCGGCTGGGCCTTCCCGCCGCGTACGGACGCCACCGGGTCCATCGCCCTGGTGCGCGGCGAACGCGAACTGGAGGAGTCGATCCGGCTGATCCTGGCGACCTCGCCCGGCGAGCGCCCGATGCGGCCCGAGTTCGGCTGCGCCGTCAACGACTACGTGTTCGCCCCCGCCGACGCCGGGACGGCCGGGCAGCTCGCGTACGAGGTGCGCCTCGCCCTGGAACGCTGGGAACCGCGCATCGAGGTCGCCGACGTCACCGTCCGCTTCGACGCGGCGGACAGCGGGGTCCTGTACATCGACATCGGCTACACCGTGCGCGGCTCCAACGACCCGCGCAACCTCGTCTTCCCGTTCTACGTGATCCCGCAGCACGAACCGGATGCGAGCCACGACGACGAGGAGGCCGGCGCGTGA
- a CDS encoding phage tail protein has protein sequence MATDPAPDDPAVSVCFVVTIDDIELGSFNTCDGLGCEVVLETREEGGNNGHVWQLPTRLKYSNVKLSRPLTRETEKVARWFATMTTGFSRKTAHIEARTGDGRKVAQWGLLEVVPVRWTGPSFTPESPKVAMETIEIAHHGYVMEG, from the coding sequence ATGGCCACCGACCCCGCCCCGGACGACCCCGCCGTCAGTGTCTGCTTCGTCGTGACGATCGACGACATCGAGCTCGGGTCGTTCAACACCTGTGACGGGCTGGGCTGCGAAGTCGTCCTGGAAACGCGGGAGGAGGGCGGCAACAACGGGCACGTGTGGCAGCTGCCGACCCGTCTGAAGTACTCCAACGTCAAGCTGTCGCGCCCGCTCACCCGGGAGACGGAGAAGGTGGCGCGCTGGTTCGCCACCATGACGACCGGGTTCAGCCGCAAGACCGCGCACATCGAGGCGCGGACGGGCGACGGGCGGAAGGTCGCCCAGTGGGGGCTGCTCGAAGTCGTGCCCGTGCGCTGGACCGGGCCCTCGTTCACCCCGGAGTCGCCCAAGGTCGCCATGGAGACGATCGAGATCGCCCACCACGGCTATGTGATGGAGGGCTGA
- a CDS encoding LysM peptidoglycan-binding domain-containing protein → MSGAGPIAFSAAGTSGVASAAKGGSARPKLEHAYLELRTPPTGGGLTPGGPCGRIDFQFNPKELSLTKAASWKRTPAKGAKSSGPPEYQGSQPSKLTVEMFFDAGDTQDTRVVTAVEQLFACCVPTNETRQQQRSSPPWVVFHWGGLTGFPGYVSQVAAKYTLFTTSGVPIRAVCQVTMEEISGETPGQNPTSGALAARRVHRVASGDSLPSLAHREYGDAGAWRVIAEANGIDDPIRLAPGTQLLLPALDELSRLDGTGGRGAGR, encoded by the coding sequence GTGAGCGGTGCGGGACCCATCGCCTTCAGCGCGGCCGGGACGTCCGGGGTGGCGTCCGCCGCGAAGGGCGGCTCGGCCAGGCCCAAGCTGGAGCACGCCTACCTGGAGCTGCGCACCCCGCCCACCGGCGGCGGGCTCACCCCCGGCGGGCCGTGCGGGCGGATCGACTTCCAGTTCAACCCCAAGGAACTGAGCCTGACGAAGGCGGCCTCCTGGAAGCGCACCCCGGCCAAGGGAGCGAAGAGCTCGGGCCCGCCGGAGTACCAGGGCTCGCAGCCCAGCAAGCTGACCGTCGAGATGTTCTTCGACGCGGGCGACACCCAGGACACCCGGGTCGTCACGGCGGTGGAGCAGCTCTTCGCGTGCTGCGTACCGACCAACGAGACCAGGCAGCAACAGCGTTCGTCCCCGCCCTGGGTGGTCTTCCACTGGGGCGGGCTGACCGGCTTCCCCGGATATGTGAGCCAAGTCGCCGCGAAGTACACCCTGTTCACCACCTCGGGCGTGCCGATCCGGGCCGTGTGCCAGGTGACGATGGAGGAGATCAGCGGCGAGACACCCGGCCAGAACCCCACGTCGGGCGCGCTGGCCGCCCGGCGGGTGCACCGGGTGGCCTCCGGCGATTCGCTGCCCTCGCTGGCCCACCGTGAGTACGGCGACGCCGGTGCCTGGCGGGTCATCGCCGAGGCGAACGGCATCGACGATCCGATCCGGCTGGCCCCCGGCACCCAGCTGCTGCTGCCCGCTCTCGACGAGCTGAGCCGGCTCGACGGCACCGGCGGCCGGGGGGCGGGGCGATGA